The genome window ATCGCAAGGGGTAGGTTGCGCTTGCACATGATGTCATCCTTTACGTTGCCGGAGCGGCGCACGTTTTATTGACCGCCTGCACCCTTGCCGGGTTTCGTTTCGCCCTGTCCGTCCTGTTTCAGGTGTTTTTCGATTTTTTCCCGAAGCCCGGGCAGTTTCGGGTTGAGTTGCTCGGCGTGCCTCCACTCGGCCAGCGCCCGCGCCGTGTCGCCCTTGAGAAGATAGGCGTCCCCCAGATGGTTCCGGAGTTCCGCGTCGTCGCTGTCCATCAGTAGGATGGCCTTGCGAATCAGTTCGATGGCCTTGTCGGCCTGGCCGCGCCGGTAATATACCCAGCCGAGGCTGTCCAGATAATAGCCGCTGCCCGGATCGAGTTCGACAGCCCGCTTGAGCAGTTTCTCGGCCTCGTCGAGATTGATGTTGTGATCGGCGTAGAGGTAGCCCAGAAAATTCAGTATTTCCGGATCGTCCGGCCGTATTTCAAGGCAGGCCTTCAGGTGTTTTTCGGTGTCCGGCAGACGCTTCAAATTGTCGTAGACGATCGCCAGCGTATAATGGATGGCCGGATCGGATCCGTATTGGTCCAAGGCGCCCAGCAAGACCTTCTCGGCCTCCTCGTTGCGGTCCATGGCCAGATAGACGCGGCCGAGAATGATGTCCGTGGTGCGGCCGGCGAATCCGGTTTCCGCAAGCGCGGCCGCCAGCCAGGATCCCATGTCTTCCTTGCCGAAAAGCGTCATCATCTCGTTCAGGTGGCTGACGCATTCCTCCCCCGCGTCGCTTTCGATGGCGTCGAGCGATTCGAGCACCGGCAGATACGGCTCGCCCATTCCCTTGCGCGCGAGGGCGCGTAGAAACGATCCCAAAATGGGCGCACCCTCCGGCGGGATGAATTCGTCGGCTTGGCGATGCCTCCCCGCGCGCATCAACAAATACATGGCCTCGAGATAATGCCGCGGTTCGGCGCCCGTCATGCCGAGAACGGCTATCATCTGATCCGCCGCGTCCCCATAGCGTTTCAGGCGAGCCAGCGCCCCGGCATGGTTTTCGCGGGCGCGCGCGTCGTCCGGCGCCGCCGCGACGTATTGGGCGAGGTGTTCCGCGGCCTGTTCGTTGCGGTTCGCGTCGAGTTCGATGACGCCGATGATGTAATGCGCGCGGACAAGGTCCGGCTTGAGTTCAAGGGCCCGTTGGAGCGCCGCGCGGGCGCCGTCGCCGTCGTTGATGCGGGCAAGACTCAGGCCGAGTTGAAATTGAATGCCGGGCGAGTCCGGCACGCGCTTTGCCAAGCCGCGGTAAATCTCGGCGGCGCCGACGGCGTCGTTGGCGGTCTCCTGCGCGGAGACGAGCGCGCCGTAGCCGAGCGCATTTTCGGGATCGATTTCCAATGCCTTTTGAAAGCACTCGATCGCCTTTTCGGGATCATTCGACTGGTGCAGGATTTCCCCCAGGAGAATCCACAGGTTGGCGTTTCCGGGCGCCTGTTGCAGGGCGCGCTCCGCCATCATGCGCGCATTGGCGTAATCCTGCCCGTCGAGATAGAACCGGATTAGTTGAATGCTCAGCGCGACGGAATCGGGTGCGAGGTCGGAGGCGGCGCGCATTTCGGCGATGGCCTTGGCCCGCTGCCCTTTGCGCTCGTACAGCGTGCCTGCCAGAAAACGGCTGTATGCCTCCGAACGCGGCGGCGGCGCCATCGTCGCTTCGCGATCCATCAGCGCCGCGAGGCCTTCCCGCCATCCGCCGTTGCATCCGCACACCGCGCACAACGCAATCAGGAAATAGGCTCCGTGCCTGTTGGCCGGGCATCTCATGTCGTAGGCTCCATCTACTCGAACAAATCGCCCGGCGCCGGCGGCCGGCATATCGGCGCAAAACTCTTCCGGTGCGCGGGACACGGCCCCAGACGCCGTAGCGCGTCCAAGTGCTCGCGTGTAGCATACCCTTTGTGCCGCGCGAAACCATAATCGGGGTATTGCGCGTCGAGATCGTCCATGATCCGATCCCGTGTCACCTTTGCAATGATACTGGCCGCGGCAATCGAGAATGAACGGCTGTCGCCCTTGATGATGGCCTTCTGCGGCATGACGCATCCGCGAATCGCGAACCCGTCCACAAGGAGAAAATCGGGCGGCGAATCAAGCGCCGCGACGGCTTGGGCCATGGCGGCATAGTTGGCGGTCTGGATACCGTGCCGGTCAATCTCGGCGGCTTCGACGATACCCACGCCGATGACGTGCCGGCCCTCGTGCAATTGTGCAAACAGTTCTTCGCGCCGGCGGGCGGTGAGTTGTTTCGAATCGTTCAGACCCTCGATGGGCTCGGCAAGAATCACCGCCCCCGCGACGATCGGTCCCGCAAGCGGTCCGCGCCCGGCTTCATCCACACCCGCGACACGACGAAAGCCGTTGGACATGGCTTCCGCTTCGTACGCCATCATGTCGCCTGTGTGCCGCATGCCGCCAAGTCCCACCGGGCGCCAAACGGGCGGGCCATGGCCGCCCCTTGGCCGTGTTCGTGAAACGGCTACTGCTGCGTGTCCGCCGGGGCCTTTTTCGTTGCGCGGCCTTTCGCCTTGACGCGGGCCGCCTTGCCCGACCGTTCGCGCAGGTAATACAGTTTCGCGCGGCGGACGCTGCCCTCGCGCGTCACTTCGACCTTTTCGACCCGCGGGGAATGCAGCGGAAACACGCGCTCGACGCCTTCGCCGAAGGCCACGCGGCGAACCGTGAAATTCGCATGGGGCGTGTCCTTGCCCTTGCGCCCTATCACCACGCCCTCGAAGACCTGAATGCGCTCCTTTTCGCCTTCGACAATCCGGAAATGCACGCGCACCGTGTCGCCAATGTTGAACTGGGGAAGTTTATCCGCCGGCTTTTTCTGGGCGGCGCCAAGTTCCGCTAACGCTTTCACTGTTCCATCTCCCTTTTGCGTTCCGCCTCTTCCCGCTCGATTTCGGCGAGAAGGGCCTTGTCCGCTTCAGTACAATTCATCAACAAATCGGGCCGCCGTTCACGCGTGAACCGCAGCGCCTGTTTTCGGCGCCACCGTTCGATCGCCGCATGATGGCCCGACACCAATACATCCGGCACGCCCATGCCGCGAAATTCCGGCGGCCGGGTATACTGGGGAAATCCCAGCAAGCCGTCATAAAACGAGTCCGTGGCGACGGATTCCCACGCGCCCACGACACCCGGAAGCATGCGGCTCACGGCCTCGATGATCGCCAGCGCCGCCACTTCGCCGCCGCTGATCACGTAATCGCCTATCGAAATCTCGTCCGTGCACAAACCCGTCCGAACCCGCTCGTCCACGCCTTCATACCGCGCGCACAACAACACCATATCGCGCGCCGAAGCCAGTTCGCGGACGACCTGCTGATCGAGCCGCCGCCCGGCCGGCGACAACAAGATGATCCGTTCCAGCGAGTTTCGGTCGCGCAGGCTTTCAACCGCCGCAAAAATCGGTTCGCACTTCATGACCATGCCCGCGCCGCCGCCATAAGGCGCATCGTCAACGGTTCGGTGCCGGTCCGTCGCAAAATCCCGAATCTGGGTCGCAACGACTTCGAGAATCCCTTCCTGGATCGCCTTGCCCAGCAAACTCACGCCGACGCCGGCCTCGATTAGTTCCGGAAACAACGTCAGGACATCAATCCGCATCGCTCCTTCACCTTCTTCGTGCTCGCGCTCAGGTTCGCGCTCGTAATTGAAAATTCACCTCGATTACGAGCACAACCATGTGCTACCGCACATCTGTGCGCGGATTCGACGATTCAACTGCATACAGGGCAATGTCCTTCACGGCCACGCGGCCCCGTTCCATATCCACTGAAACTATCACGCGATCAATGGCCGGCAGTATCAGGCTTCCGCCGTCCGTCCGGGCCACTTCGATCGCCGCATTCGATCCAGTCGCATACACCGCCGCCACGGTTCCCAGGCGGACATCCGCCTCGTCCGTCACGGCAAATCCTTCAAGGGCGGCCAAGCGGTTCTGCCAGCCATCCGCCGCCGTCACATCAACATCCGCGCAAACCGTTGCGCCGCGCAATTGCGCCACGGCGTCGCGCGTCACGCCGGCCGTCAAAATCACCCGGTCGCCGTCAATCCGCTCGACCCGGTACCGCGTTTCGACGCCCGCCGCGCCGGCTACGTACAACCACGCCACATCCGGCGGTATTTCACCGGAGAACGGCCGAATCCGCAACTCGCGCTTGGGCGGGTTGACCGAATGCACCTTGCCGATCTCGGTTCGCCGGGCCGTCATGGCCGATACGCCTCGCGCGGGCTACTCGACAATCTGCAACGACACGCGTTTGCCGGCTTTGGACGCGGCGGCATTCACCAAGGCACGGATGGCCTTGGCCGTGCGTCCCGCCTTGCCGATTACGCGGCCCATGTCTTCGGGATTTACGCGCAGTTCGATCGTTTCGCCCTCTTCGCCTTCCGTAACGGTCACCTGGACCTCGTCCGGATGCGCGACTAGTTTCTTCGCGATCAGTTCAATCAATTCTTTCACGGCACTATTCCGCCGCGGTTTCGTTTACCGCTTCCGTCGCTTCGGGCACGGGCGCCTCCGCCGGCTTGCCGGCCACATGCGCCGCCAATATGCCCTTTTTCGAGAAGACGTCCTTGACCGTGTCGGTCAGCCGTGCGCCGCGCGCCAGCCATGCCAGCGCTTTTTCGGTGTCCACTTCCGACACCGGCGCCGGATGGGCGCACGGGTGATAATATCCGATGGAATCCACCTCGCGGCCACGGCCGCGGCTGCGTGAGTCCATCACGACCACCCGATAATACGGCGCATGCGTGCGCCCGCCCCGCTTCATCCGAATTACCGTTGCCATTGCTCTCCTTTCATCATCGCCCAAGTACGCCGTCCGGCAGAACCTGCGCGCACTGCTGTCGTGCCCGTGCTCGTGCTCGTAACCGTACTCGCTATCGAAACCGCCGCGCGGTCTCGCCATCTGGCTGATTCGCCCGGACCAACCCTTTTCGGGTCCGCCGCTAAAAACCCATCCCCGGCGGGGGCGCCATCGGCGGGAAGGCGCCCTTGTTGCCCCGGGGAACATTCTTCATCATCTGCTTGACCATCTTGCGCATCTTCTCGAAATCTTTCAGAACGGCGTTGACATCCTGCACGGAAGTTCCGCTGCCCTCGGCGATCCGACGACGCCGGCTGCCGTTGATGATGTTCGGATGACGCCGCTCGTAAGGCGTCATCGAATAAATGATCGCCTCGGTGTATTTGAGTTCGTCTTCGGGCAATTCCGCGCCTTGCGGCATCAGTTTGCTCATGCCCGGAATCTTCTTGATCAGATCGCCGATGGACCCCATCTTCTTGACCTGCTGCATCTGCTGCAGGAAATCCTCGAGATCCCATGTCGCCTTGCGGGCCTTTTCTTGGAATTTCTGCGCCTGTTCGCGATCCACGACCTGCTGCGCGCGCTCGACAAGCGACACGACGTCGCCCATGCCCAGAATCTGATCCGCCATACGCCGCGGATGGAACGGTTCGAGAGCGTCGAGCCGTTCCCCCGTGCCGACGAACTTGATCGGACAGCCCGTCACCGTAATCAGACTGATCGCCGCGCCGCCGCGTGCGTCGCCGTCCAACTGCGTGAGGATCACGCCCGTCAACGGGAGGGCCTCGTGGAATTCCTTGGCCGCGTTGACCGCGTCCTGGCCGATCATCGCGTTGGCGACAAACAGAATTTCATGCGGCGAAACGGACTTGTGGATTTGGCGGACCTCGCCCATCATCTGTTCGTCCACATGGAGACGCCCGGCCGTGTCGAGGATGATCACGTCGCAATTGCGCATCTGCGCCTCGCCGCGCGCCATGACGCACGTGTCAACCGGATTGGCATGTTCGCCGAGGCTGAAACATTCAACGCCGGCCTGCCCGGCCACGACCTCCAACTGCCGGATGGCGGCGGGGCGATACACATCCGCGCCGACCAGCAACGGATGATGGCCGTTCTGTTTGAGCAGGCGCGCCAGTTTGCCGGCCGTCGTCGTCTTGCCCTGCCCCTGGAGGCCGACCATCATGATAATCGTGGGCGGATTCGGCGAAATGCGGAGCGGCTCGTTTTTGCCGCCCATGATCTTGACCAGTTCATCGTGAACGATTTTGACGATTTGCTGGCCCGGATGGATACTGTCGAGCACCCTCTGCCCGACGGCGGCATCCTGCACGTCCTGGATAAACTGCTTGACGACCTTGTAATTGACGTCGGCTTCGAGCAGCGCCATCCGGATGGCTTGGAGGCTGTCCTTCATGTTCTTCTCGGTCAGTTTGCCCAGACCGCGAATATCCTTGAAGACGCCTTCCAGTTTTTTGCTTAATGATTCAAACATACGGTTGCCCGTGGTTTATCGTCCGGAAACCTGTTTCTGTAGAGACAGATCTCCCCATTCACAGCAGAGTATCGTAGCATACGGATGCCCCTGACTTCAATTTTTACCCGCCCATCGCAAGCGGGGCGGCCTGCCCGGTCATCCGAAAAATGCGTAGAAAAACATACCGGGTTGACATGCCGGACATATTGCCTATAATAGAGGTAAGCGAAACGAAGGGAGAATCGGCCATGCAAACCAAAAAAAGCATCACAATCACAAAGCGATGGGCGGCAATGGGTTTGGCGTGTCTGTTTTTGACGGTATCGTTTGCCGGATGTCCGTTTACGCCGAAGACGAAACCCGATTTCATGGCGTGGCCGGTGTCCGGCGCGGCGCCGTTGACCGTGCAGTTCATTGACATTTCCCAGGTCGCCCCCGGCGAAACCGTCCTGCGCTGGTGGTGGGATTTCGGCGATAACGGTTTCGACGTCGTCCAGGATCCGATTCACGTTTACACGCAACCGAACCAGTACGACGTCAAGTTGATCCTTGAAACGCTGGCGCCCGAAACCAAGGGCAACACCGGCGTCTTGCATACGAGAGTCAAGAAAAAATTCATTTCAGTGACAACGCCCGGCGCCACACCGGGCGACGCCATTCATCCCGGCGAAATGGTCTCCATTTCCGCCAGCGCCTTCAACATGGGCGCCACCGACGCCGAAGCCGGCGCCGAAGACGAATATCCGCGCCACCGCGTGACGCTGTCGGCCTATGAAATCGGCAAATTCGAAGTGACCAATAAAGAATTCGCCGATGCGCTCAACGCCCTCCTCGACGAGGGACTGATTGTCAACGAAACCGGCGGAGCCTATGCCGGCGGCGACGTCTATGCCTACGGCAAGCGGGTCTTGGCGGCAAGCAGCGGCTACTGCCAGATCGCCTTTGCACAGAACCGCTTCGAGCCGAAGGTGCGCGACGGGCGATCCATGGAAAACCATCCCGTGGTCATGGTCACATGGTACGGCGCCGTCGTGTTCTGCAACCGGCTGAGCCAGTCGCAGGGATTGGCGCCCTATTACAATCTGGCCACATGGTCGCCCGCGCCGAATGGCGCAAACGGGTTCAGGCTCCCGACCGAGGCCGAATGGGAACGCGCCGCGGCATGGGACGCGTCGCCTAGCCCGTCGCGCTGGATCTACGGGTTTTCAAGCAACAACATTGACTTCAGCCGTTGCAACTATGCCGTCATGGAAGAGGGACAGGCTGCCTATTACCCGAATCCCATCGGTCTTTCTCTGTTTCCATACACTACCCCAATCGGTTACTATAACGGAACGAACGGCACATTGAACCGGCGCAGCCCCGCCGGCTGTTACGACATGAGCGGAAACGTGCTCGAATGGTGCGGCGACCGCTATGGGCTGTATACCGAAGACGAACAGACCAACCCCGCAGGCCCGGCTTATGGCGGCACACGCGTCGTGCGCGGCGGAAGTTGGTTCCAAGACGCCGACGCGTGTCGCACGGCGCACCGGGCCAGCATGCGCCCCGACCGCGCGTTCATGTTCCTCGGTTTCCGCACGGCGCGGACGCCGTGAACCGGGCCGCGGCTTCCGTTACCGGGCCGCCGCAAGGGATTCGATGGCGCGTGCGATGGTTTCGCGACGCTTCTCGATGGGTTCCGGGTCGCGGGTAAAGGTCGTGAGATCGGATGTAATGTCCGCGGGCACTTCCAACAACGCGCTGTATGCCGCGCGTTTCTCCCCGGACAATTCGGGGCCTCGTTCATCAATCATGCGCCGGAGGATGGCGAGATACTCGTAATCTTCGATGCCGTCGCGCAGCATCTCCCACCGGATGCTGTCCACGGGGCCTTCGAGGACCGGATCGGCGGGGCGTCCATCCGCCGCGGCTTCCGGCGGATAGATGAACCGGCCGTCGCCATTGCCCCAGGGCAATTTCGTGCCGGGCGGCGTGCCGTAGCCCTCCGTCCAACTCATCGTGTCCTCATACGGGTTCTGCGGATGATCGGGATCGGGATAGGCCGGACGGCTGTTCCAATAGTTGGTTTCCCAGACGAGAATCCCGTCAATCTTGCGCTGCCACGTCTGCCACAGCCACACACGCAGTTCGACCGCGGGATGATCGAGAAAGAGCGTGCAATAGGGTTCCTTGGGGCCGCAGCACACATACCACCAGAAACGATCCCCTTCCGCGCGCCGCGCATCCGCCGCCTCCATGCTGTAGGCCGGCGTCAACGGGCACCAGATGTTCGGCCCGCCTACCAGCGCCGGTTCCACCTGTTCGGTCAACATGCGGGGCAAATCCGGCGCGACATCCTTGAGGCGCCGGAATCCGTTCATCACGAATTCGTAGTCACGCGGCTCCGGTTCGTCGAACCAGTAGACATACGAATAGGGCAGCCACCCCTTTTCGCGTAGATGCTCCTGAAGCGAACGGCAATAGCCGCGAAACGCCGCTTGGTATTCCGGCGTATGCTCGCCATAACCGAGCAGGCTCGGTTCCCAGCGCTCGTGGAACGTTCCGCCGCCCATGCCCTGGATGGGAAGCCGGAACGAATTGAAGTGATACGTGTCCATCGCGCACGTCATGGCCGCGTCCCATGCGGTCCAGTCGAACGACGGGACCAGCGCTCCCGGATCGATCGGTTCGAAATCGCCGCCGGAAACAAGGTCTTCGCCCGTGGCGGCGTCCTGTATCGAAACGTCATCGAACCACGCCGCACCCACGGTCGAGCCATCCTCGGCCCAAAGGACCGGGCGAAGCGTGAACCGCGCCGACCGCGCATTCTCCGGAAACGACTCGATGGCGGCATCAAACGACTGCCATGTTCCATCACCCCGCAGGACAATATCTTTGTTGCGGCCGGTCATCCAGGTTCCGTCCTTGTCAAAATGCGTAAACGTGACAAGAATCTCCTGTCCGGCCTCCCGGGTCTTGTACATGAACCGCAGACGGAATCCTTGCGACGAAATAGCCAGATGTTTGGCGTAGGTATGTTCCGCGGACATGGTGGGACTCGCATCCTCGATGAACAGCGCGCTTTCCCCCGCGAATCGTTCGCTTCGATCGCGGAGGCCGTGGCCGGTCCAGTCGCCCAACACCGGCCACGTCACCGTGAAGGGATCGAGCGGCGCGGGATCGTAGGGCGAAATGCGATGGGCGGCAAAATTGGCCCAATACATGTCGAGCACGGCCCGCTTCTGTTCGGGAGTCGCGAGTTTTTGATACACGAAGACCCTGTTCGGCGAGAATCCAAACGCCGATGTGCAGGTCATGCGGTCCGGCAAGGCAAAACCGAAAACGGTCACCCGCAAGGGGATTTCGATCCGCGACTCGCCAGTTTCCAGCCGAATGACGCCCGAATACACCCCGCCCGGCGCGTCGGCGGGAACCGTGACGCGGATCCACAGCGGCTGGTTTGTTCCGGCTTCCAGATCGAGCGGACCTTTCAACGGCGGCAGGGGATCCGGCCACGGCGCCGCCGCGCCGACGGCATCGGTCGGCTGCTCGACCGTCACATAACGCACCCGAAGCACCTCGACGCGTTCGGCGGAAATCATCGCATCGCCGGGACCACGCAGTTCCGGCACATGGACGCGCAACCCCTGCATATTCCGGTTGGGCCGCAACACGATCTGGGCGGCGTCGGCCTCGTTGGCCGCCGCCTGGATTGATACATATTCGGAAACGGCGTCCGGCAGGGGCCGCCTCCGGCTGATCTTCCACCCCGAACGGCACCACCACAAGCCGAGGTCATCCGACGATTGCGGCAGCCGCCACCCGTACGAGGCCTCGTGCAAGTCCGGAACCCGGACATCCATTTCGGCCCGATACGAAAGCCCCGAACCCAGACTGAACCGTGCCGTGTATTTCCCCGCGTTGGGCGCACGGTACGGCAACCGGATGGTTTGCCGGCCCGGTTTGATGGCAACGTCAACGGCGTTTTCTTCCGGTTCCGCGCCCGGGCCTGCAAACGTCAGCGTGGAACGGGCGGCAATCGTCTCGTTGCCCGTGTTCAGAATATCGGCTTCAAATGCATTGTCCCCGCCCGGAACGCATTCGCCGAAATTCGTCAGCCTGACCTCGAACCGCGGATCGGCCGTTTTCACCGCCGCGAAACGCGTGGCGCCGTTCAGATACACGGGCGCGCCTTCCAGCGTGGCCCGATACCCGTACGCGTCAATCTGCATGGAACCTGGATTGACACCGTCCGGCAATTCCCCATCGGGACGCGGTCTCAGCCGAATCCAGACCGTCTCGGCGGGAAACAAGGATTCCGGAAGCGCGAAGGTCCGGCTGGCCTTTTCATGGATTGCGCC of Candidatus Hydrogenedentota bacterium contains these proteins:
- a CDS encoding tetratricopeptide repeat protein, which translates into the protein MRCPANRHGAYFLIALCAVCGCNGGWREGLAALMDREATMAPPPRSEAYSRFLAGTLYERKGQRAKAIAEMRAASDLAPDSVALSIQLIRFYLDGQDYANARMMAERALQQAPGNANLWILLGEILHQSNDPEKAIECFQKALEIDPENALGYGALVSAQETANDAVGAAEIYRGLAKRVPDSPGIQFQLGLSLARINDGDGARAALQRALELKPDLVRAHYIIGVIELDANRNEQAAEHLAQYVAAAPDDARARENHAGALARLKRYGDAADQMIAVLGMTGAEPRHYLEAMYLLMRAGRHRQADEFIPPEGAPILGSFLRALARKGMGEPYLPVLESLDAIESDAGEECVSHLNEMMTLFGKEDMGSWLAAALAETGFAGRTTDIILGRVYLAMDRNEEAEKVLLGALDQYGSDPAIHYTLAIVYDNLKRLPDTEKHLKACLEIRPDDPEILNFLGYLYADHNINLDEAEKLLKRAVELDPGSGYYLDSLGWVYYRRGQADKAIELIRKAILLMDSDDAELRNHLGDAYLLKGDTARALAEWRHAEQLNPKLPGLREKIEKHLKQDGQGETKPGKGAGGQ
- a CDS encoding ribonuclease HII, whose product is MRHTGDMMAYEAEAMSNGFRRVAGVDEAGRGPLAGPIVAGAVILAEPIEGLNDSKQLTARRREELFAQLHEGRHVIGVGIVEAAEIDRHGIQTANYAAMAQAVAALDSPPDFLLVDGFAIRGCVMPQKAIIKGDSRSFSIAAASIIAKVTRDRIMDDLDAQYPDYGFARHKGYATREHLDALRRLGPCPAHRKSFAPICRPPAPGDLFE
- the rplS gene encoding 50S ribosomal protein L19 encodes the protein MKALAELGAAQKKPADKLPQFNIGDTVRVHFRIVEGEKERIQVFEGVVIGRKGKDTPHANFTVRRVAFGEGVERVFPLHSPRVEKVEVTREGSVRRAKLYYLRERSGKAARVKAKGRATKKAPADTQQ
- the trmD gene encoding tRNA (guanosine(37)-N1)-methyltransferase TrmD — protein: MRIDVLTLFPELIEAGVGVSLLGKAIQEGILEVVATQIRDFATDRHRTVDDAPYGGGAGMVMKCEPIFAAVESLRDRNSLERIILLSPAGRRLDQQVVRELASARDMVLLCARYEGVDERVRTGLCTDEISIGDYVISGGEVAALAIIEAVSRMLPGVVGAWESVATDSFYDGLLGFPQYTRPPEFRGMGVPDVLVSGHHAAIERWRRKQALRFTRERRPDLLMNCTEADKALLAEIEREEAERKREMEQ
- a CDS encoding KH domain-containing protein, encoding MKELIELIAKKLVAHPDEVQVTVTEGEEGETIELRVNPEDMGRVIGKAGRTAKAIRALVNAAASKAGKRVSLQIVE
- the rpsP gene encoding 30S ribosomal protein S16, with amino-acid sequence MATVIRMKRGGRTHAPYYRVVVMDSRSRGRGREVDSIGYYHPCAHPAPVSEVDTEKALAWLARGARLTDTVKDVFSKKGILAAHVAGKPAEAPVPEATEAVNETAAE
- the ffh gene encoding signal recognition particle protein, whose amino-acid sequence is MFESLSKKLEGVFKDIRGLGKLTEKNMKDSLQAIRMALLEADVNYKVVKQFIQDVQDAAVGQRVLDSIHPGQQIVKIVHDELVKIMGGKNEPLRISPNPPTIIMMVGLQGQGKTTTAGKLARLLKQNGHHPLLVGADVYRPAAIRQLEVVAGQAGVECFSLGEHANPVDTCVMARGEAQMRNCDVIILDTAGRLHVDEQMMGEVRQIHKSVSPHEILFVANAMIGQDAVNAAKEFHEALPLTGVILTQLDGDARGGAAISLITVTGCPIKFVGTGERLDALEPFHPRRMADQILGMGDVVSLVERAQQVVDREQAQKFQEKARKATWDLEDFLQQMQQVKKMGSIGDLIKKIPGMSKLMPQGAELPEDELKYTEAIIYSMTPYERRHPNIINGSRRRRIAEGSGTSVQDVNAVLKDFEKMRKMVKQMMKNVPRGNKGAFPPMAPPPGMGF
- a CDS encoding SUMF1/EgtB/PvdO family nonheme iron enzyme, translated to MQTKKSITITKRWAAMGLACLFLTVSFAGCPFTPKTKPDFMAWPVSGAAPLTVQFIDISQVAPGETVLRWWWDFGDNGFDVVQDPIHVYTQPNQYDVKLILETLAPETKGNTGVLHTRVKKKFISVTTPGATPGDAIHPGEMVSISASAFNMGATDAEAGAEDEYPRHRVTLSAYEIGKFEVTNKEFADALNALLDEGLIVNETGGAYAGGDVYAYGKRVLAASSGYCQIAFAQNRFEPKVRDGRSMENHPVVMVTWYGAVVFCNRLSQSQGLAPYYNLATWSPAPNGANGFRLPTEAEWERAAAWDASPSPSRWIYGFSSNNIDFSRCNYAVMEEGQAAYYPNPIGLSLFPYTTPIGYYNGTNGTLNRRSPAGCYDMSGNVLEWCGDRYGLYTEDEQTNPAGPAYGGTRVVRGGSWFQDADACRTAHRASMRPDRAFMFLGFRTARTP
- a CDS encoding DUF4091 domain-containing protein, translating into MNRTGMGLLGWALLITAGSVGQTVEIRNPSFAEGEVAPTGWTLSGGQGMWAAEGRDDARSISVTGTGGTENSNFWVSEPPAFEPNKVYRLRFFARSDGASSGGTPISGPFFCNRDLGGIPNTWTEFISIFAAPARIDAGMSRLRFGQWERSDTVFFDAIELVRADPIYMRKDGFTLGEGERIAGHTYTFTAPYYGESRNQARPLVRHQGTFNTLRWIFPGTDEVVYRHEVGRRQTEASVTAGTCWYKGGEVVVEAGRDGEVWQEIGAIHEKASRTFALPESLFPAETVWIRLRPRPDGELPDGVNPGSMQIDAYGYRATLEGAPVYLNGATRFAAVKTADPRFEVRLTNFGECVPGGDNAFEADILNTGNETIAARSTLTFAGPGAEPEENAVDVAIKPGRQTIRLPYRAPNAGKYTARFSLGSGLSYRAEMDVRVPDLHEASYGWRLPQSSDDLGLWWCRSGWKISRRRPLPDAVSEYVSIQAAANEADAAQIVLRPNRNMQGLRVHVPELRGPGDAMISAERVEVLRVRYVTVEQPTDAVGAAAPWPDPLPPLKGPLDLEAGTNQPLWIRVTVPADAPGGVYSGVIRLETGESRIEIPLRVTVFGFALPDRMTCTSAFGFSPNRVFVYQKLATPEQKRAVLDMYWANFAAHRISPYDPAPLDPFTVTWPVLGDWTGHGLRDRSERFAGESALFIEDASPTMSAEHTYAKHLAISSQGFRLRFMYKTREAGQEILVTFTHFDKDGTWMTGRNKDIVLRGDGTWQSFDAAIESFPENARSARFTLRPVLWAEDGSTVGAAWFDDVSIQDAATGEDLVSGGDFEPIDPGALVPSFDWTAWDAAMTCAMDTYHFNSFRLPIQGMGGGTFHERWEPSLLGYGEHTPEYQAAFRGYCRSLQEHLREKGWLPYSYVYWFDEPEPRDYEFVMNGFRRLKDVAPDLPRMLTEQVEPALVGGPNIWCPLTPAYSMEAADARRAEGDRFWWYVCCGPKEPYCTLFLDHPAVELRVWLWQTWQRKIDGILVWETNYWNSRPAYPDPDHPQNPYEDTMSWTEGYGTPPGTKLPWGNGDGRFIYPPEAAADGRPADPVLEGPVDSIRWEMLRDGIEDYEYLAILRRMIDERGPELSGEKRAAYSALLEVPADITSDLTTFTRDPEPIEKRRETIARAIESLAAAR